From a region of the Gossypium raimondii isolate GPD5lz chromosome 10, ASM2569854v1, whole genome shotgun sequence genome:
- the LOC105777557 gene encoding uncharacterized protein LOC105777557 — protein MQKASLLCSSNPISSPPAYLHTCCPLTAPIRTRFSPSLFAFSSLRFSLNRLHGRRHGFSPLHSTATEEMIEASKNVSSFVEIGYISSVHGLQGEICIKPNTDFPELRFCKAGRRWLKQQVSGKETIKEVELVEGREHPGKKSWILSFSGVETVDQARQLVGSTLLAEEEDRPHLEEGEFYTRDLVGMRVILKETGEVVGTVVNVFNSGANDLLHVMLKSAESMPNGSEELSSLAEAVDSGPLVWVPFVKEIVPNVDMNRREMLITPPKGLLELNVRSDERSKKERRQLEWKERKRFQKRLIAAKKKLSEMEQQHVFHGFRFGEKSQASLLADQIVSVNSKLLQQALENVEIASKRWTITESLAGTKLVRNRLRISEKCFTPSTSEEKLGTNFTLQEKALQLISKGKVAVVLDMSDHKNRGKEYDLSLSSSTSRENSETSSLQMLLCDDERFVKAEYRSSMPLVLISPADEIISMKKLFSSNNYFGFDPEKVWFLEEERLPVVGSLFEQNRHKILMKSPWEILQSPVGSGGVISLLSSDNIVENLAQNSVEYIQVCNGERYISRSSPLLLGLVNEKEAEIGIQIFEHSEDVEEGFSMLFSIDTMKKLTRQIHKFQFYAIAKPNSHVELVEKKWVHVEPSSPNSYEFYSTIFSCLNACSLDKLCVMEITE, from the exons ATGCAAAAAGCTTCACTTCTTTGTTCTTCGAATCCAATATCTTCACCGCCAGCCTATCTTCACACATGTTGTCCACTCACAGCTCCCATCAGAACCCGTTTCTCTCCTTCTCTCTTTGCTTTCTCTTCTCTCCGCTTCTCATTGAATCGTCTCCACGGTCGGCGCCATGGCTTTTCTCCTTTGCACAGCACTG CTACTGAAGAAATGATTGAAGCTAGCAAGAACGTTTctagttttgttgaaattgggTACATATCCAGTGTTCATGGGCTACAAGGAGAAATTTGTATAAAACCCAACACTGATTTTCCTGAACTGCGGTTTTGCAAG GCTGGGAGAAGATGGTTAAAGCAACAAGTTTCAGGTAAAGAAACAATTAAAGAAGTAGAGCTTGTTGAAGGAAGGGAACATCCTGGAAAGAAGAGTTGgatactcagcttcagtggggTTGAAACAGTGGATCAA GCCAGGCAACTTGTAGGTTCAACTTTATTGGCAGAGGAAGAAGATAGACCACATTTGGAAGAAGGTGAATTTTATACTCGTGATCTTGTTGGAATGAGAGTCATTCTCAAG GAAACTGGTGAAGTTGTGGGGACAGTTGTTAATGTTTTCAATAGTGGAGCTAATGATCTCTTACATGTCATGCTCAAATCAGCTGAATCTATGCCTAATGGAAGTGAGGAGTTATCTAGTTTGGCTGAAGCTGTTGATTCTGGTCCCTTGGTTTGGGTACCATTTGTCAAGGAAATTGTTCCTAATGTTGATATGAATAGAAGAGAAATGCTGATTACTCCTCCAAAGGGACTCCTCGAGCTAAACGTACGCTCTGATGAGAGGTCCAAGAAAGAAAGGCGCCAACTT GAatggaaagaaaggaaaaggttCCAAAAGCGGTTAATAGCTgcaaaaaagaaattgagtgaAATGGAGCAGCAACATGTATTTCATGGGTTCAGATTTGGAGAGAAATCCCAAGCGAGCTTACTTGCCGATCAGATTGTCAGTGTTAATTCCAAATTGCTTCAGCAGGCATTGGAGAATGTTGAGATAGCTTCAAAGAG ATGGACTATAACTGAATCACTCGCTGGAACTAAGCTGGTGAGAAATAGATTGAGGATATCAGAAAAATGCTTTACTCCATCAACAAGTGAAGAGAAGCTGGGAACAAATTTCACTTTGCAAGAAAAGGCACTTCAGCTTATTTCTAAGGGCAAAGTTGCAGTTGTTTTAGATATGAGTGACCATAAGAACCGGGGAAAAGAATATGACCTCAGTCTCTCTTCCTCAACAAGCAGGGAGAATTCTGAAACATCCTCCCTTCAGATGTTGCTTTGTGACGACGAGAGGTTTGTTAAG GCTGAATATAGATCATCTATGCCACTGGTTTTGATTAGCCCAGCCGATGAAATCATTTCTATGAAGAAGCTATTCTCAAGTAacaattattttggatttgacCCTGAAAAG GTTTGGTTCTTGGAAGAAGAGAGGCTGCCAGTTGTTGGCAGTTTGTTCGAACAAAACAGGCATAAGATTTTGATGAAATCACCTTGGGAGATTTTGCAATCACCGGTTGGATCCGGAGGAGTCATTAGCTTGCTTTCATCAGACAATATCGTGGAGAATCTTGCACAGAACAGTGTCGAGTATATTCAG GTATGCAATGGTGAAAGATATATCAGCAGGAGCTCACCGCTGCTCCTCGGATTAGTTAACGAAAAGGAAGCCGAGATTGGCATTCAAATTTTCGAACATTCGGAGGACGTTGAGGAAGGCTTCAGCATGTTATTCTCAATAGATACAATGAAGAAGCTGACAAGGCAGATacataaatttcaattctaCGCCATAGCAAAGCCAAATTCACATGTGGAGCTAGTTGAGAAAAAATGGGTTCATGTTGAACCTTCATCTCCTAACTCCTACGAGttttattctacaattttcAGTTGCTTAAATGCATGTTCTTTGGATAAGCTTTGTGTTATGGAAATCACAGAATAG